ATTCTGCCAGCGCGCCTCGATACGGCCCATCTGCGGCAGCAGGCGCTGGGTCAGGAAGCGTCCATTGGCAGCCTCGACCACCATCCAGCGACGGTCCCCCTCCAACCCCAGCGCGTCCAGCCGAATCGACTGCAGGGGCTCGTTGGCGGTGGATTTGACCGGGTAGCGGTAGAGCTCGCTGAGGGTGTACATCGGGACGTCCTTTCACGTGGGCGAAAGCGACCTTATACGGCGTGGAGCGGGCGCCTAGCAATGGCAACGAACGGTAGGAGCGAGCTTGCTCGCGAAGGCTTTTCGCCTGATGCATTGGCATCAGGCGGTTCGCGAGCAAGCTCGCTCCTGCAAAGGAAGACTCGGTGTCAGGCGAGGACTTTCTGCAGGCGGCGGCGCACCACTTCCACCAGTTGGTCGGGCTGGAACTTGGAGAGGAAGTCATCGCAGCCGACTTTCTTCATCATCGCATCGTTGAAGCTGCCCGACAGCGAGGTGTGCAGCACCACATGGAGACTGCGCAGGCGCGGGTCGTTGCGGATTTCGGTGGTCAGCCGGTAGCCGTCCATTTCCGGCATTTCGGCGTCGGTGAAGACCATCAGCAGCTTCTCGTCCATGTCGTGCCCCTCGTCCGCCCAGCGCTTGAGCTGCTGCAGCGCGCGCAGGCCGTCGGTGGCCACGTGCAGGCGCAGGCCGAGTTGGGTCAGCGTATCGCGCAACTGGGCGATGGCCACGCTGGAGTCATCCACCACTAGCACCTCGCGGCCACGGGTCTGTTCCAGCAGCGCGTCATCCAGGCGGTCGGCGGACACCCGGGTATTCATCGGCACGATCTCGGCCAGTACCTTCTCCACGTCGATGATCTCCACCAGGCGGTCTTCCACCCGGGTGATCGCGGTCAGGTAGTGCTGCCGGCCGGCGCCGCCGGGCGGAGGCTGCACGGCTTCCCAGTTGAGGTTGAGGATGCGTTCCACCCCGCCGACCAGGAAGGCCTGCACCGAACGGTTGTACTCGGTAACGATGATGGTGCTGCTGGCATCCGGCACCAGCGCGCGCATGCCGATGGCTCGCGACAGGTCGATCACCGGCAGGGTCTGGCCACGCAGGTTGATCACCCCGCAGATCATCGGGTGGCGCTGCGGGATCAGGGTCAGGCGGGGCAACTGCAGGACTTCCTGCACCTTGAACACGTTGATCGCGAACGGCTGCCGTCCCGCCAGGCGGAAGACGAGGATCTCCAGTCGGTTCTGTCCCACCAGTTGGGTGCGTGAGTCGACGCTGTCGAGAATACCGGCCATGCCTGCTCCTGGTTCGAAAGGGATCATGCGGGAAGCTATCGGCCGATTACCCCAGCCCAGGATAATGGCGCAGAGCCATCATGCCTGACTCTCTCGCACGCCACCAGTCGCATCAGCGGGCCGGCAGCACCTTCGCCAGCAGTGGAGAATCCGTCGGCAGGTGCATGGACAACGCCGCCGGCCTCACCGCGAAGCGCAAGTGCCGGCCTTCCAGCGGCTCGCCATCGAGGTTCACGTCCAGACCTTCGGCCGCCTCCACCTCCAGCCAGGGCACGCGCGCACGGACGAACAGCTCCTGGCCGCCCAGCCCGCTGCCCAGCAGGGCGCCCAGGGCGTCGACCATGTCCTGCGGGGCGGGCAGGATGCTGACGTCCAGCAGCCCGTCATCCGCCCGAGCCTCCGGGCACAGCACATGCCCACCGCCCGCCTGCCGGCCGTTGCCGATGCCCAGGGCGAGAAACTCGCCTTCCCAGTGGAAGTCCGGCCCACGGAAGCGCCCACAGGCGGTATGCACTTCGGAGAAGCGCGTCAGCCCGGTGAGCAGGTAGGCCGCGCCGCCCAGCAGCTTCTTCAGGTCCTCGGGGGTGTTGGCGGTGACCTTCGAACCGAAGCCGCCGGTGG
This Pseudomonas sp. ATCC 13867 DNA region includes the following protein-coding sequences:
- a CDS encoding chemotaxis protein CheV, whose protein sequence is MAGILDSVDSRTQLVGQNRLEILVFRLAGRQPFAINVFKVQEVLQLPRLTLIPQRHPMICGVINLRGQTLPVIDLSRAIGMRALVPDASSTIIVTEYNRSVQAFLVGGVERILNLNWEAVQPPPGGAGRQHYLTAITRVEDRLVEIIDVEKVLAEIVPMNTRVSADRLDDALLEQTRGREVLVVDDSSVAIAQLRDTLTQLGLRLHVATDGLRALQQLKRWADEGHDMDEKLLMVFTDAEMPEMDGYRLTTEIRNDPRLRSLHVVLHTSLSGSFNDAMMKKVGCDDFLSKFQPDQLVEVVRRRLQKVLA
- the yegS gene encoding lipid kinase YegS codes for the protein MTQPRTMLILHGKQAANDAVREAVKSVRRMGRVLDVRVTWEGGDARRLVEEALAAGYTTLIAGGGDGTVREVAEALAQCGGEASLAVLPLGTANDFARAACVPLEPESALALLEVPPRPVDIGEMDGHLFLNMATGGFGSKVTANTPEDLKKLLGGAAYLLTGLTRFSEVHTACGRFRGPDFHWEGEFLALGIGNGRQAGGGHVLCPEARADDGLLDVSILPAPQDMVDALGALLGSGLGGQELFVRARVPWLEVEAAEGLDVNLDGEPLEGRHLRFAVRPAALSMHLPTDSPLLAKVLPAR